Proteins encoded together in one Bradyrhizobium sp. PSBB068 window:
- a CDS encoding phosphatase PAP2 family protein: MLVVFLGALLLTDFRVRAGSYLIVAAVAGLYGSFGYFKMTSADSDPRIYVPLFVLPQIFCVAMLLASLGYIAAAANLPMQDANLLAFDRFLGLDFRAYLDFANDRPILIGVLAKAYNSIWLQLFALLSLLGLVGHYQRAAELVLAFATGLIVTTGISTLVPATGVYGALGLLPADYSHVEPSVYYDTLRELPLVRNGTTRLLDPFELGPLLTFPSFHAVSAALYVWACWPIRWLRGVGLIWNSVMLAATPIGGGHYFVDVIAGLVVAAVSIHAVNRVGRYLARSADPLRNVSPQPSTAAT; encoded by the coding sequence ATGCTGGTAGTCTTTCTGGGCGCGCTTCTCCTGACCGACTTTCGGGTGCGTGCCGGCAGCTACCTCATCGTCGCAGCGGTGGCCGGCCTCTACGGATCGTTCGGATATTTCAAGATGACGTCGGCTGACAGCGATCCGCGAATCTACGTGCCCCTGTTCGTCCTGCCGCAGATCTTCTGCGTCGCCATGTTGCTCGCGTCACTCGGATACATTGCTGCGGCGGCGAACCTGCCGATGCAGGACGCCAATCTGCTCGCGTTCGACCGGTTCCTTGGTCTGGATTTCCGCGCCTATCTGGACTTCGCCAACGATCGACCGATTCTGATCGGCGTGCTCGCAAAGGCCTACAACTCCATTTGGCTTCAGCTCTTCGCGTTGCTGTCGCTGCTCGGCCTGGTCGGGCACTACCAACGCGCGGCGGAGCTTGTCCTCGCCTTCGCGACAGGCCTTATTGTGACGACCGGAATCTCGACCCTGGTTCCGGCCACCGGCGTCTACGGGGCACTCGGGCTCCTGCCGGCGGACTATTCGCATGTTGAACCAAGCGTCTACTACGACACCTTGAGAGAGCTGCCGCTCGTCCGCAACGGCACCACGAGATTGCTCGACCCGTTTGAACTGGGGCCACTCCTGACGTTTCCGAGCTTTCACGCCGTTTCCGCGGCACTGTACGTGTGGGCCTGCTGGCCGATCCGTTGGCTCAGAGGTGTCGGCTTGATCTGGAACTCGGTGATGCTGGCGGCGACGCCGATCGGAGGCGGTCACTATTTCGTCGACGTCATTGCCGGGCTCGTGGTGGCGGCGGTATCGATCCATGCGGTGAACCGCGTTGGCAGGTATCTCGCGCGATCCGCAGATCCGTTACGGAACGTCTCCCCGCAGCCTTCGACTGCGGCGACATGA
- a CDS encoding DUF1801 domain-containing protein, with translation MTASERIDQMIEDLADWRGKALAGLRKSILAADPGIIEEWKWMGSPVWSRDGIIAVGNAHKGKVKLTFMYGAQLPDPDKLFNTGFEGNVRRAIDLFEGDKINASAFKTLIRAAIELNQARSRKSAKKPAKKATAGAHATAKKKA, from the coding sequence ATGACGGCATCGGAACGGATCGACCAGATGATCGAGGATCTCGCCGACTGGCGCGGCAAGGCGCTCGCCGGCCTGCGCAAGAGCATCCTCGCTGCAGACCCCGGCATCATCGAGGAATGGAAGTGGATGGGCAGCCCGGTGTGGTCGCGCGACGGCATCATCGCGGTCGGCAACGCGCACAAGGGCAAGGTGAAGCTGACCTTCATGTATGGCGCGCAGCTCCCGGACCCCGACAAGCTGTTCAACACCGGCTTCGAGGGCAATGTGCGGCGCGCGATCGACCTGTTCGAGGGCGACAAGATCAACGCTTCTGCGTTCAAGACCTTGATCCGCGCCGCGATCGAGCTCAACCAGGCCAGGTCAAGGAAGTCGGCGAAGAAGCCGGCAAAGAAGGCGACCGCAGGCGCCCACGCGACCGCGAAGAAAAAGGCGTGA
- a CDS encoding SRPBCC domain-containing protein yields MNDTTRETRSAIVEREFPHPPEKLWRALTQPHLMEEWLMKNDFKPEVGHSFNLRGEWGGVLDCKVLTIEPHRTLSYTWNFTHEDAAYNLESVVVFTLTPTARGTHLRVEQSGFQPHQKQAYGGAHAGWKQFFEKLDQLLVRAE; encoded by the coding sequence ATGAACGACACCACCCGTGAGACGCGCTCGGCGATCGTCGAGCGCGAATTTCCTCATCCTCCTGAGAAACTCTGGCGCGCGCTGACGCAACCGCATTTGATGGAGGAGTGGCTGATGAAGAACGACTTCAAGCCCGAGGTCGGACACAGCTTCAATCTGCGCGGCGAGTGGGGCGGCGTGCTGGACTGCAAGGTGCTCACCATCGAGCCGCACAGGACGCTGTCCTACACCTGGAATTTCACACATGAGGATGCCGCCTACAATCTCGAGAGCGTGGTGGTGTTCACGTTGACGCCGACGGCACGCGGCACCCATCTGCGCGTCGAGCAGTCCGGCTTCCAGCCGCATCAGAAGCAGGCCTATGGCGGCGCCCATGCCGGCTGGAAGCAGTTTTTCGAGAAGCTCGATCAGCTGCTGGTGCGGGCGGAGTGA
- a CDS encoding winged helix-turn-helix transcriptional regulator, producing MPDAHDMLFRTLADPTRRAIFERLCREGEQTVSALTARARISQPAVSKHLGVLKQAGLVRDRHEGRQTHYSAQLGALAPLIDWTSQMAGFWQNRFDHLEDLLKRMDQ from the coding sequence ATGCCAGACGCTCACGACATGCTGTTTCGAACCCTCGCGGACCCGACCCGCCGGGCGATCTTCGAGCGTCTGTGCCGCGAGGGCGAGCAGACCGTCAGCGCGCTGACGGCGCGGGCGAGGATTTCTCAGCCGGCGGTGTCAAAGCATCTCGGCGTGCTGAAGCAGGCCGGCCTGGTGCGCGATCGCCATGAAGGCAGGCAGACGCATTACAGCGCGCAACTCGGCGCGCTGGCGCCGCTGATCGACTGGACCAGCCAGATGGCCGGCTTCTGGCAGAACCGGTTCGATCACCTCGAAGATCTTCTCAAAAGGATGGATCAATGA
- a CDS encoding carbonic anhydrase: protein MCQLCDVVPSGQTSRRSFLAAAACTAAGLAFAPPISAKETKPPPKPQNVLAPDAALDRLVKGNLRYVEGVSRRHDFKHEREALATGQNPFAGILSCADSRIAPEYAFDTGRGDLFVCRVAGNFASDEMIASLEYGSSVLGVPLFMVLGHDSCGAVDAAIKSLKDNSTLPGHLPSLVSAITPAVKATEGRPGDRLANAIRQNVIDNVAKLKTATPILSAAVDQGKLRIVGAVYRLTDGKVELVADGKRPTT, encoded by the coding sequence ATGTGCCAACTCTGCGACGTCGTACCTTCCGGCCAGACCTCCCGACGATCTTTCCTCGCCGCCGCGGCATGCACCGCCGCCGGCCTCGCCTTTGCGCCGCCGATCTCCGCCAAGGAGACAAAGCCGCCGCCGAAGCCGCAGAACGTGCTGGCGCCGGATGCCGCGCTCGACCGGCTGGTGAAGGGCAATCTCCGCTATGTCGAAGGCGTGTCGCGGCGGCATGATTTCAAGCACGAGCGCGAGGCGCTGGCCACCGGACAGAATCCGTTTGCCGGCATCCTGAGTTGCGCGGACTCCCGCATCGCGCCGGAATACGCCTTCGACACCGGTCGCGGCGATCTGTTCGTCTGCCGCGTCGCCGGCAATTTCGCCAGCGACGAGATGATCGCGAGCCTCGAATATGGGTCGTCAGTGCTCGGCGTGCCGCTGTTCATGGTGCTCGGTCACGACAGCTGCGGGGCAGTCGATGCCGCGATCAAGTCGCTCAAGGACAACTCCACCCTGCCCGGCCACCTGCCCTCGCTGGTCAGCGCGATCACGCCGGCGGTGAAGGCGACCGAGGGCAGGCCGGGCGACCGCCTCGCCAACGCGATCAGGCAAAACGTCATCGACAACGTCGCCAAGCTCAAGACGGCGACACCGATCCTGAGCGCCGCGGTCGATCAGGGCAAGCTCAGGATCGTCGGCGCGGTCTACCGGCTGACTGACGGCAAGGTCGAGCTGGTCGCGGACGGCAAGCGGCCAACCACTTGA
- a CDS encoding fumarylacetoacetate hydrolase family protein, giving the protein MERILAAAKAIASARRSRAPLKALPKDVVPRDEAEGYQVQYALHDLLQPQVGSLVGYKIGCTSAVMQEYINIPHPCGGGVFEKVVHDSGVRLPAADFVHVGVECEIAVRLARNLAASEAPFTAEWVAEAIEAYHPAIEIVDDRYVKWETLGAPTLIADDFFAAGCVLGEAVPRITVPDLRKVVGRAMINGKEEGRGTGADVLGHPHNALAWLANHLAAEGRGLHAGQIVMTGSLVKTVWLKAGDVVVMELDGLGKVEAAFT; this is encoded by the coding sequence ATGGAACGGATCCTCGCGGCCGCAAAGGCGATCGCCAGCGCGCGCCGTAGCCGCGCGCCGCTCAAGGCGCTTCCGAAAGACGTCGTGCCGCGCGACGAGGCCGAGGGCTATCAGGTGCAGTACGCGCTGCACGATCTGTTGCAGCCGCAGGTCGGCAGCCTCGTCGGCTACAAGATCGGCTGCACCAGCGCCGTGATGCAGGAGTACATCAACATCCCGCACCCCTGCGGCGGCGGCGTGTTCGAGAAGGTCGTGCATGACAGCGGCGTGCGGCTGCCGGCGGCCGACTTCGTCCATGTCGGCGTCGAATGCGAGATCGCGGTGCGGCTGGCGCGCAATCTGGCTGCGAGCGAAGCGCCTTTTACCGCCGAATGGGTCGCGGAAGCGATCGAGGCCTACCATCCCGCGATTGAGATCGTCGACGACCGCTATGTCAAATGGGAGACGCTCGGCGCGCCGACGCTGATCGCCGACGATTTCTTCGCCGCCGGCTGCGTGCTCGGCGAGGCCGTGCCGCGCATTACCGTGCCGGATCTGCGCAAGGTGGTGGGACGCGCGATGATCAATGGCAAGGAGGAGGGGCGCGGCACCGGCGCCGACGTGCTCGGCCATCCCCACAACGCGCTCGCCTGGCTCGCCAATCATCTCGCCGCCGAGGGCCGTGGCCTGCATGCCGGCCAGATCGTCATGACCGGCAGCCTGGTCAAGACGGTGTGGCTGAAGGCGGGCGATGTGGTCGTGATGGAGCTCGATGGGCTCGGCAAGGTAGAAGCGGCGTTCACCTGA
- a CDS encoding aldehyde reductase: MSTVLVTGGSGFIGVHTILQLLAGGHAVRTTVRNPDRSKDVIAMLREGGADTADQVGFATADLLRDDRWHEAAKGCDYVLHVASPLGAHAPEDENELIVPAREGTLRVLRAARDAGVKRVVVTSSFAAIGYGHPPQAAPFDETVWSNLDGPDVQAYPKSKTLAERAAWDFVAREGNGLELAVVNPTAVFGPALGPDFSESIGIIKALLDGAMPAVPRIHFGLVDVRDVADLHLRAMTSPKAKGERFLAVAGETMSVLQVARLLRNKLGSKARRVPRFQAPDWMMRLAARRNPLARAALPLLGKVRRSTSAKAQNLLGWKPRGNAEMIVATAESLIRLGLVKT; encoded by the coding sequence ATGAGCACGGTGTTGGTCACGGGCGGATCTGGTTTCATCGGCGTGCATACGATCCTGCAGCTGCTGGCCGGCGGGCATGCGGTGCGCACCACGGTGCGTAATCCGGATCGCAGCAAAGACGTGATCGCGATGCTGCGCGAGGGCGGCGCTGATACGGCCGACCAGGTCGGCTTCGCGACCGCCGACCTGCTGCGCGATGACCGCTGGCACGAGGCCGCCAAAGGTTGCGATTACGTGCTGCATGTCGCATCGCCGCTCGGTGCTCACGCGCCCGAGGACGAGAACGAGCTGATCGTGCCGGCGCGGGAAGGCACGCTGCGGGTGCTGCGCGCGGCGCGCGACGCCGGCGTCAAGCGCGTCGTCGTGACCTCGTCGTTTGCCGCGATCGGCTACGGCCATCCGCCGCAGGCGGCGCCGTTCGACGAGACGGTGTGGTCCAATCTCGATGGCCCCGACGTGCAGGCCTATCCGAAATCCAAGACGCTGGCCGAGCGCGCCGCCTGGGATTTCGTCGCGCGCGAGGGCAATGGCCTCGAGCTTGCCGTGGTCAATCCCACCGCCGTGTTCGGCCCGGCGCTCGGTCCCGATTTCTCCGAATCGATCGGCATCATCAAGGCGCTGCTCGACGGCGCGATGCCGGCGGTGCCGCGGATCCATTTCGGGCTCGTCGACGTGCGCGATGTCGCCGACCTGCATCTGCGCGCCATGACGTCGCCCAAGGCCAAGGGCGAGCGGTTCCTCGCGGTCGCCGGCGAAACCATGTCGGTGCTGCAGGTGGCCCGCCTGCTGCGCAACAAGCTTGGCAGCAAGGCGCGGCGCGTGCCCCGGTTCCAGGCGCCGGACTGGATGATGCGGCTCGCCGCGCGGCGCAATCCGCTGGCGCGCGCCGCGCTGCCGCTGCTCGGCAAGGTGCGCCGCTCGACCAGCGCCAAGGCGCAGAACCTGCTGGGCTGGAAGCCGCGCGGCAATGCGGAGATGATCGTCGCGACCGCCGAAAGCCTGATCAGGCTCGGCCTGGTCAAAACCTGA
- a CDS encoding helix-turn-helix transcriptional regulator: MKIETGMENNTSDVCDGGDCGSCPADPTLLIDSKQAIGALSGKWKLEILFTLMHGGVRFGALRRALVPITQHMLTGQLRELERDGLVARKVLAEKPLQVEYELTDSAWGLTPAFRELLAWSKTHGPRRSALAIETTVEAGLA; encoded by the coding sequence ATGAAAATCGAGACCGGTATGGAAAACAATACCAGTGATGTGTGTGACGGCGGTGACTGCGGCAGCTGCCCCGCCGACCCGACTTTGCTGATCGACTCCAAGCAGGCGATCGGCGCGCTCAGCGGCAAATGGAAGCTCGAGATCCTGTTCACGCTGATGCACGGCGGCGTGCGGTTCGGCGCGCTGCGCCGTGCGCTCGTGCCGATCACCCAGCATATGCTGACCGGCCAACTGCGAGAACTCGAGCGCGATGGCTTGGTGGCGCGCAAGGTGCTGGCCGAGAAGCCGCTACAGGTCGAATACGAGCTGACGGATTCGGCCTGGGGCCTGACGCCGGCTTTCCGCGAACTGCTGGCGTGGTCGAAGACCCACGGCCCGCGCCGCAGTGCGCTGGCAATCGAGACGACAGTCGAAGCCGGACTGGCGTAG
- the dksA gene encoding RNA polymerase-binding protein DksA has protein sequence MNERQRDYFRAKLLAWKDEILRESKVTLQTLQEENVNHPDLADRASSETDRAIELRARDRQRKLISKIDAALQRIEDNTYGYCEETGDPISLKRLEARPIATLSVEAQERHEKREKVYRDE, from the coding sequence ATGAATGAGCGGCAGCGCGATTATTTCCGCGCCAAGCTGCTGGCCTGGAAGGATGAGATCCTCCGCGAATCGAAGGTCACGCTGCAGACGTTGCAGGAAGAGAACGTCAATCACCCCGACCTCGCGGACCGAGCTTCCTCGGAAACCGACCGCGCGATCGAACTCCGTGCCCGCGACCGTCAGCGCAAGCTGATCTCGAAGATCGACGCGGCGCTCCAGCGCATCGAAGACAACACCTACGGCTATTGCGAGGAGACCGGTGACCCGATCTCGCTGAAGCGGCTCGAAGCCCGCCCGATCGCAACGCTGTCGGTGGAGGCGCAGGAACGCCACGAGAAGCGCGAGAAGGTCTATCGCGACGAATAG
- a CDS encoding NAD(P)-dependent oxidoreductase: MKIAIAGASGQAGSRITAELARRGHAVTAIARNPEKIATLPGVTARKGDVNDQAGLAALWAGHDAAISSVHFSVSDPLKLIGAAKASGVGRYLVVGGAGSLEVAPGVRLVTTPNFPPQYKAEASKGAEFLDLLRQQSDLNWTFLSPSALFVAGERTGKFRLGTDQLLTAADGKSSISFEDFAVALADEIERPAHLRQRFTVGY, from the coding sequence ATGAAGATCGCCATCGCCGGCGCATCCGGCCAGGCCGGCTCGCGCATCACGGCGGAACTGGCCCGCCGCGGCCACGCCGTCACCGCCATCGCCCGCAACCCGGAGAAGATCGCAACCCTGCCGGGCGTCACCGCCCGGAAGGGGGACGTGAACGACCAGGCGGGCCTCGCCGCGCTGTGGGCCGGCCACGATGCCGCGATCAGTTCCGTCCATTTCTCGGTCAGCGACCCCCTCAAGCTGATCGGGGCCGCCAAGGCCTCCGGGGTCGGCCGCTATCTGGTGGTCGGCGGCGCCGGCAGCCTCGAAGTGGCCCCCGGCGTCCGCCTGGTGACGACGCCGAACTTCCCGCCCCAGTACAAGGCCGAGGCCTCCAAGGGGGCCGAATTCCTTGACCTGCTGCGCCAGCAAAGCGACCTGAACTGGACCTTTTTGTCGCCCTCGGCGCTGTTCGTGGCGGGCGAGCGGACCGGCAAGTTCCGGCTCGGGACCGACCAGCTTCTGACCGCCGCCGACGGCAAAAGCTCGATCTCGTTTGAGGATTTCGCAGTTGCACTCGCCGACGAAATCGAGCGTCCGGCCCATCTCCGCCAGCGTTTCACGGTCGGCTATTGA
- a CDS encoding helix-turn-helix transcriptional regulator, translating to MKASSLKPDAYAANCPTRQILDRVGDKWAVLILLLLRSEPMRFNQLRRAIEGISQKMLSQVLKSLERDGLLRRRAIATVPVTVEYSITPLGSTLAQAVDPLRDWAEQNLKEVLAAQRHYDAQRKALAA from the coding sequence ATGAAAGCCTCGAGCCTGAAGCCGGACGCCTATGCCGCCAATTGCCCGACGCGCCAGATCCTCGACCGGGTCGGCGACAAATGGGCGGTGCTGATCCTGCTGCTGCTGCGCAGCGAGCCGATGCGCTTCAACCAGCTCCGCCGCGCCATCGAGGGCATTTCGCAGAAGATGCTGTCGCAGGTGCTGAAGAGCCTGGAGCGCGACGGGCTGCTGCGCCGCCGCGCGATCGCGACCGTCCCGGTCACCGTGGAGTATTCGATCACGCCGCTCGGCTCGACACTCGCCCAGGCGGTCGATCCGCTGCGCGACTGGGCCGAGCAGAATCTGAAGGAGGTGCTGGCTGCGCAGCGCCACTACGACGCCCAGCGCAAGGCACTGGCGGCCTGA
- a CDS encoding flagellar assembly protein FliX, with amino-acid sequence MRIYGPNGTTLGTSTSATRRTSSSGFSLPDATSAQEEVRSTAAPKAAASLDALLALQGVEDPTERRKRSVARGKGALDVLDALKLGLLSGNFDSSTVNRLRDAAASLKESSGDPGLDAVLGEIELRVEVELAKAGQY; translated from the coding sequence ATGCGCATCTACGGACCGAACGGCACCACGCTTGGCACGTCCACCAGCGCCACGCGGCGCACCTCGTCGAGCGGCTTCTCGCTGCCGGACGCGACCAGCGCGCAGGAGGAGGTCCGCTCCACCGCAGCACCAAAGGCCGCCGCCAGCCTCGATGCATTGCTCGCGCTGCAGGGCGTCGAGGACCCGACCGAACGCCGCAAGCGCTCGGTGGCCCGCGGCAAGGGCGCCCTCGACGTGCTCGACGCGCTCAAGCTCGGCCTGCTCTCAGGCAATTTCGATTCCTCAACCGTGAACCGGCTGCGTGATGCCGCGGCGAGCTTGAAGGAATCCTCCGGCGATCCCGGCCTCGACGCCGTGCTCGGCGAGATCGAACTGCGGGTCGAAGTCGAGCTCGCCAAGGCCGGGCAATACTAG
- a CDS encoding flagellar basal body P-ring protein FlgI, giving the protein MPGIRIVSLFGLACAALLALAASAMPAAATSRIKDLANIEGVRQNQLIGYGLVVGLNGTGDTLNNIPFTKQSLQAMLERMGVNIRGATIRTGNVAAVMVTGNLPPFGTQGTRMDVTVSALGDAKDLRGGTLLVTPLLGADGNVYAVAQGTLAISGFQAEGEAAKVVRGVPTVGRIANGAIIEREIEFALNRLPNVRLALRNADFTTAKRIAAAVNDYLGVKTAEPLDPSTVQLSIPPEFKGNVVAFLTEIEQLQVDPDLAARIVIDERSGIIVMGRDVRVATVAVAQGNLTVTISEAPQVSQPNPLSRGRTVVTPRSNVQVTEDGKKFAVVKDGVSLQQLVDGLNGLGIGPRDLISILQAIKAAGAIEADIEVM; this is encoded by the coding sequence ATGCCCGGCATCCGCATCGTAAGTCTATTCGGGTTGGCCTGCGCCGCGCTGCTCGCGCTGGCGGCTTCCGCCATGCCCGCGGCCGCGACGTCGCGGATCAAGGATCTCGCCAACATCGAAGGCGTGCGGCAGAACCAGCTGATCGGCTATGGCCTCGTGGTCGGCCTCAACGGCACCGGCGATACGCTCAACAACATCCCCTTCACCAAGCAGTCGCTGCAAGCCATGCTCGAGCGCATGGGCGTCAACATCCGCGGCGCCACCATCCGCACCGGCAACGTCGCCGCGGTGATGGTCACCGGCAACCTGCCGCCGTTCGGCACCCAGGGCACACGCATGGACGTGACCGTCTCCGCGCTCGGCGATGCCAAGGACCTGCGCGGCGGCACCCTGCTCGTCACCCCCCTGCTCGGCGCCGACGGCAATGTCTACGCGGTGGCGCAGGGCACGCTGGCGATCTCCGGCTTCCAGGCCGAGGGCGAGGCCGCCAAGGTCGTGCGCGGCGTGCCGACGGTCGGCCGCATCGCCAACGGCGCCATCATCGAGCGCGAGATCGAGTTCGCGCTCAACCGCCTGCCCAATGTGCGGCTCGCGCTGCGCAATGCCGACTTCACCACCGCCAAGCGGATCGCCGCCGCGGTCAACGACTATCTCGGCGTCAAGACCGCCGAGCCGCTCGATCCCTCCACGGTGCAGCTCTCGATCCCGCCGGAGTTCAAGGGCAACGTCGTCGCCTTCCTGACCGAGATCGAGCAGTTGCAGGTCGATCCCGACCTCGCCGCGCGGATCGTGATCGATGAACGCTCCGGCATCATCGTGATGGGCCGCGACGTCCGCGTCGCAACCGTAGCGGTGGCGCAAGGCAATCTCACCGTCACGATCTCGGAAGCCCCGCAGGTCAGCCAGCCCAATCCGCTGTCGCGCGGCCGCACCGTGGTGACGCCGCGCAGCAATGTGCAGGTCACCGAGGACGGCAAGAAGTTCGCGGTGGTCAAGGACGGCGTCTCGCTGCAGCAACTCGTCGACGGCCTCAACGGCCTCGGCATCGGACCGCGCGACCTCATCAGCATCCTGCAGGCGATCAAGGCCGCCGGCGCGATCGAAGCCGACATCGAGGTGATGTGA
- the flgJ gene encoding flagellar assembly peptidoglycan hydrolase FlgJ — protein MASLINSTTGSMPNKALMPMFKGRPDPVLQDAMKKLTPQQITKAKATATDFESMFLNSMFSQMTTGLKGEGPYGDTVGTGPWRSMLTDEYSKNFAKSGGVGISNDVFRSLILQQANKS, from the coding sequence ATGGCAAGCCTGATCAACAGCACCACCGGCAGCATGCCGAACAAGGCGTTGATGCCGATGTTCAAGGGCCGTCCCGATCCGGTGCTGCAGGACGCGATGAAGAAGCTCACGCCGCAGCAGATCACCAAGGCGAAGGCCACCGCGACCGATTTCGAATCGATGTTCCTGAACTCGATGTTCTCGCAGATGACGACCGGCCTGAAGGGTGAAGGTCCCTACGGCGACACGGTCGGTACCGGCCCGTGGCGCTCGATGCTGACCGACGAGTATTCGAAGAATTTCGCCAAGTCCGGCGGCGTCGGCATTTCCAACGACGTGTTCCGCTCGCTGATCCTGCAGCAGGCGAACAAGAGCTAA
- the flaF gene encoding flagellar biosynthesis regulator FlaF, whose protein sequence is MSNAAQAYARTSTTTASPREIEAQALLKAARQLQEVQANWNGLDKALDHALLFNRRLWSIFLSAAEGNDNPQPLEVRQNIANISVFVMKQTIDIQMNPDPAKLKSLIDINCNIAAGLSGRG, encoded by the coding sequence ATGTCGAATGCAGCCCAGGCCTACGCTCGTACCTCAACGACGACGGCGTCCCCACGTGAAATCGAAGCGCAGGCGCTCTTGAAGGCCGCGCGGCAGCTGCAGGAAGTCCAGGCGAACTGGAACGGCCTCGACAAGGCGCTCGATCACGCATTGCTGTTCAATCGCCGGCTGTGGTCGATCTTCCTCAGCGCGGCAGAGGGCAACGACAATCCGCAGCCGCTCGAGGTGCGTCAGAACATCGCAAACATCAGCGTGTTCGTGATGAAGCAGACCATCGACATCCAGATGAACCCGGATCCGGCGAAGCTGAAGTCTCTGATCGACATCAACTGCAATATCGCCGCCGGCCTCTCCGGCCGCGGCTGA
- the flbT gene encoding flagellar biosynthesis repressor FlbT, whose translation MALKVELKPNERIIVGNCVITNTDQRARLLIDGDRIPILREKDILTPETADTPAKLIYLAVQLMYLSPDPMAHHPTYFSLVRDIITAMPSAWPFIESVNNFILNGDLYHALKESKKLIAHEEKLLESARGQQKANQDDTRKSA comes from the coding sequence ATGGCCCTGAAGGTCGAACTCAAGCCGAACGAGCGCATCATCGTCGGCAATTGCGTGATCACCAACACCGATCAGCGTGCTCGCCTCCTGATCGACGGCGACCGCATCCCGATCCTGCGCGAGAAGGATATCCTGACGCCGGAGACCGCGGACACGCCGGCGAAGCTGATCTATCTCGCAGTGCAGCTGATGTATCTGTCGCCGGACCCGATGGCGCACCACCCGACCTATTTCAGCCTGGTGCGCGACATCATCACCGCGATGCCGAGCGCCTGGCCGTTCATCGAGAGCGTCAACAACTTCATCCTCAACGGCGATCTCTATCACGCGCTGAAGGAATCCAAGAAGCTGATCGCGCATGAGGAGAAGCTGCTGGAAAGCGCGCGCGGCCAGCAGAAGGCCAACCAGGACGATACCCGCAAGAGCGCGTAG